In Solanum pennellii chromosome 3, SPENNV200, a single window of DNA contains:
- the LOC107012964 gene encoding uncharacterized protein LOC107012964 isoform X2, whose product MTVDTTTSDYWLNWRVTLCSIWIFASMVFASILITKYEGPRGSRNRRREEEKDSPGLLYEDEVWKPCLKTIHPGWLLGYRVVAFLILLLLLIMNVVVDGGELFYFYTQWTFTLITIYFGLGSVLSMYGCYQYHNKIGGNVIGNERQDIEYSSRRLSMNVESSTSSNIAKQVMENAEQSSRQIADFWGYVFQIIFQMNAGAVTLTDCVFWFILVPVLTIRGFSLNFWIINMHSINVVFLLGDTALNSLRFPWFRIGYFFLWTAVYVVFQWAVHACMSIWWPYPFLDLSSSFSPLWYSSVAVMHIPCYGIFVLVMKLKHHLLKKWFPHSYQCAG is encoded by the exons ATGACAGTTGATACAACAACATCAGATTACTGGTTGAATTGGAGGGTTACATTGTGTTCCATTTGGATTTTTGCTTCAATGGTTTTTGCATCAATTCTTATAACAAAGTACGAAGGACCTCGCGGTTCGAGAAATAGGAGgagagaagaggagaaagaCTCCCCTGGCCTTTTGTATGAAGATGAAGTTTGGAAACCATGTCTTAAAACTATACATCCTGGTTGGCTTCTTGGATACAGAGTCGTCGCGTTTTTAATCCTCTTGTTATTGTTAATCatgaatgttgttgttgatggagGGGaacttttttacttttatacaCA GTGGACATTCACATTGATCACAATTTATTTTGGG CTTGGATCTGTGCTCTCCATGTATGGATGTTATCAGTATCACAATAAAATTGGTGGCAATGTAATAGGTAACGAGAGGCAAGATATTGAGTATAGTTCGCGAAGATTGTCTATGAATGTAGAGAGTAGCACTAGTTCAAATATTGCAAAACAGGTAATGGAAAATGCAGAGCAGAGTTCTCGCCAAATTGCTGATTTCTGGGGATATGTTTTTCAGATAATTTTCCAG ATGAATGCAGGAGCAGTAACGCTTACTGACTGCGTTTTCTGGTTCATACTTGTTCCAGTTTTGACCATTCGGGGTTTTAGTTTAAACTTT TGGATAATAAACATGCATTCGATCAATGTAGTGTTTCTACTTGGTGATACAGCTCTCAACTCTTTG CGTTTCCCTTGGTTTCGAATTGGATATTTCTTTCTGTGGACAGCAGTTTATGTTGTTTTTCAATGGGCAGTCCATGCCTGTATGTCaatatg GTGGCCTTATCCATTTCTTGATCTGTCATCTTCATTTTCTCCTCTGTG GTATTCATCAGTGGCGGTGATGCACATACCTTGCTATGGCATTTTTGTTTTGGTCATGAAGCTCAAACACCATTTGTTAAAGAAATGGTTTCCTCACTCTTATCAGTGTGCAGGATGA
- the LOC107012964 gene encoding uncharacterized protein LOC107012964 isoform X1 yields the protein MSFLTGAPKNSWQPAMTVDTTTSDYWLNWRVTLCSIWIFASMVFASILITKYEGPRGSRNRRREEEKDSPGLLYEDEVWKPCLKTIHPGWLLGYRVVAFLILLLLLIMNVVVDGGELFYFYTQWTFTLITIYFGLGSVLSMYGCYQYHNKIGGNVIGNERQDIEYSSRRLSMNVESSTSSNIAKQVMENAEQSSRQIADFWGYVFQIIFQMNAGAVTLTDCVFWFILVPVLTIRGFSLNFWIINMHSINVVFLLGDTALNSLRFPWFRIGYFFLWTAVYVVFQWAVHACMSIWWPYPFLDLSSSFSPLWYSSVAVMHIPCYGIFVLVMKLKHHLLKKWFPHSYQCAG from the exons ATGAGTTTTCTAACAGGAGCACCAAAAAATTCATGGCAACCAGCTATGACAGTTGATACAACAACATCAGATTACTGGTTGAATTGGAGGGTTACATTGTGTTCCATTTGGATTTTTGCTTCAATGGTTTTTGCATCAATTCTTATAACAAAGTACGAAGGACCTCGCGGTTCGAGAAATAGGAGgagagaagaggagaaagaCTCCCCTGGCCTTTTGTATGAAGATGAAGTTTGGAAACCATGTCTTAAAACTATACATCCTGGTTGGCTTCTTGGATACAGAGTCGTCGCGTTTTTAATCCTCTTGTTATTGTTAATCatgaatgttgttgttgatggagGGGaacttttttacttttatacaCA GTGGACATTCACATTGATCACAATTTATTTTGGG CTTGGATCTGTGCTCTCCATGTATGGATGTTATCAGTATCACAATAAAATTGGTGGCAATGTAATAGGTAACGAGAGGCAAGATATTGAGTATAGTTCGCGAAGATTGTCTATGAATGTAGAGAGTAGCACTAGTTCAAATATTGCAAAACAGGTAATGGAAAATGCAGAGCAGAGTTCTCGCCAAATTGCTGATTTCTGGGGATATGTTTTTCAGATAATTTTCCAG ATGAATGCAGGAGCAGTAACGCTTACTGACTGCGTTTTCTGGTTCATACTTGTTCCAGTTTTGACCATTCGGGGTTTTAGTTTAAACTTT TGGATAATAAACATGCATTCGATCAATGTAGTGTTTCTACTTGGTGATACAGCTCTCAACTCTTTG CGTTTCCCTTGGTTTCGAATTGGATATTTCTTTCTGTGGACAGCAGTTTATGTTGTTTTTCAATGGGCAGTCCATGCCTGTATGTCaatatg GTGGCCTTATCCATTTCTTGATCTGTCATCTTCATTTTCTCCTCTGTG GTATTCATCAGTGGCGGTGATGCACATACCTTGCTATGGCATTTTTGTTTTGGTCATGAAGCTCAAACACCATTTGTTAAAGAAATGGTTTCCTCACTCTTATCAGTGTGCAGGATGA
- the LOC107014347 gene encoding 60S ribosomal protein L44 — protein MVNVPKTKKTYCKSKECKKHTLHKVTQYKKGKDSLAAQGKRRYDRKQSGYGGQTKPVFHKKAKTTKKIVLRLQCQGCKHVSQHPIKRCKHFEIGGDKKGKGTSLF, from the exons ATG GTGAACGTTCCTAAGACAAAGAAGACCTACTGCAAGTCCAAGGAGTGCAAAAAGCACACCTTGCATAAGGTGACACAGTACAAGAAGGGGAAAGATAGCTTGGCTGCTCAGGGGAAGCGTCGTTATGACAGGAAACAGTCAGGTTATGGTGGTCAGACCAAACCTGTCTTCCACAAAAAG GCTAAAACCACAAAGAAGATTGTGTTGAGGCTGCAGTGCCAAGGCTGCAAACATGTTTCACAGCACCCAATCAAG AGGTGTAAGCATTTTGAAATAGGTGGGGACAAGAAAGGAAAGGGAACCTCACTTTTCTAG
- the LOC107014345 gene encoding BOI-related E3 ubiquitin-protein ligase 1-like, which yields MFGEGSSGNGLFPASLEGNRFQYDMTALPQLQLFGDVTVGCSGYPISHNVNDHPSAALRPTKRARDIEPNYSQQKLQISLNNNFGQNEVDQAGSILNPITVSTGLRLSYEEKERNSSVTSAPENTKAALPARLPIDSGFKYEIDRQREEFDHYMKVQEDNMMKGMRELVHRQTASLLNSLQKEVSRKLYEKDVEIDNMNRKNRELGERIRQITVEAQSWHYRAKYNESVVNALKSNIQQAMAHGSMQAKEGCGDSEVNDAASSTNYHLASGSHDQVANIHQLKCCRACKSKEANVLLVPCRHLCLCKECEVFIDSCPVCQVMKTASVQVYMS from the exons ATGTTTGGAGAAGGTAGCAGTGGCAACGGTTTATTTCCGGCTTCATTAGAGGGGAATCGTTTCCAGTATGATATGACTGCATTGCCTCAGCTGCAACTGTTTGGGGATG TCACCGTTGGATGTAGTGGCTACCCGATAAGCCACAATGTCAATGATCACCCATCTGCTGCGCTTCGCCCTACCAAAAGAGCCCGGGATATTGAACCCAACTATAGCCAGCAAAAGCTTCAGATATCCTTGAATAACAACTTTGGTCAGAATGAAGTGGATCAAGCTGGAAGTATTTTGAATCCAATTACTGTATCAACTGGTCTTAGACTTTCTTATGAGGAAAAAGAACGCAATTCATCAGTCACTTCTGCTCCTGAAAACACGAAAGCAGCCCTCCCTGCTCGTCTACCAATAGACAGTGGTTTTAAATATGAGATTGACAGGCAAAGGGAAGAATTTGATCACTACATGAAAGTGCAG GAAGATAATATGATGAAGGGCATGAGGGAGTTGGTTCATCGACAGACAGCATCTTTACTGAATTCCTTGCAAAAAGAAGTTAGCAGGAAGTTATATGAGAAAGATGTTGAAATAGACAATATGAACCGCAAGAACAGGGAGCTTGGGGAGAGAATTAGGCAGATCACTGTAGAAGCTCAGTCATGGCATTACAGAGCAAAGTACAACGAGTCTGTTGTTAATGCCCTGAAAAGCAATATTCAGCAGGCTATGGCCCATGGTTCCATGCAAGCTAAGGAAGGCTGTGGAGATAGTGAAGTAAATGATGCTGCCTCAAGTACAAACTACCATCTGGCAAGTGGTTCACATGACCAAGTAGCCAATATACATCAACTAAAATGCTGCAGAGCTTGCAAGAGTAAAGAAGCCAATGTCTTGTTAGTTCCATGCAGGCACTTGTGTCTTTGTAAAGAATGTGAAGTGTTTATTGATAGTTGCCCAGTATGCCAGGTAATGAAGACTGCAAGTGTTCAAGTTTACATGTCATGA